One Micromonospora sp. FIMYZ51 genomic window carries:
- a CDS encoding homoserine dehydrogenase: MRLALLGCGTVGAEVVRLLNEQSADLAARIGAPLEIAGIAVRRLGRDRGDLPVDPGLFTTDALGLIKRDDVDVVVEVIGGIEPARGWLVEALRAGKSVVTANKALLAEDGGALHDAAAEGGGDLYYEASVAGAIPLLRPLRESLHGDRITQVTGIVNGTTNFILSAMHATGAGFAEALEEATELGYAEADPTADVEGFDAAAKAAILASLAFHTRVGAADVHREGITEVTAADMASAKAMGCTIKLLCIAARGADGQGRETVSVRVHPAMIPLTHPLASVGDAFNAVFVEAEAAGQLMFYGRGAGGAPTASAVLGDVVAVARNRLAGVRVASESAYAALPVRPMGEALTRYHISLDVADRPGVLEAVAGVFARHDVSIATVRQGPSGGGNGDAVLVIVTHVAPDAALAATVQELRGLDIVRSVASVLRVEGGL; this comes from the coding sequence GTGCGCCTGGCCCTGCTCGGTTGCGGCACCGTGGGTGCCGAGGTGGTCCGGCTGCTGAATGAGCAGTCGGCGGACCTCGCCGCCCGGATCGGTGCGCCGCTGGAGATCGCCGGCATCGCCGTACGCCGGCTCGGGCGCGACCGCGGCGACCTGCCGGTGGACCCGGGCCTGTTCACCACCGACGCGCTCGGGCTGATCAAGCGCGACGACGTGGACGTGGTGGTCGAGGTGATCGGCGGGATCGAGCCGGCGCGCGGCTGGCTGGTGGAGGCGCTGCGGGCGGGCAAGAGCGTGGTCACCGCCAACAAGGCCCTGCTCGCCGAGGACGGCGGCGCGCTGCACGACGCGGCGGCCGAGGGCGGCGGCGACCTCTACTACGAGGCCTCGGTGGCCGGGGCCATCCCGCTGCTGCGCCCGCTGCGCGAGTCGCTGCACGGCGACCGGATCACCCAGGTCACCGGCATCGTCAACGGCACCACGAACTTCATTCTCTCCGCCATGCACGCCACCGGCGCCGGCTTCGCCGAGGCGCTGGAGGAGGCAACCGAGCTGGGGTACGCCGAGGCCGACCCGACCGCGGACGTGGAGGGCTTCGACGCGGCGGCCAAGGCGGCCATTCTCGCCTCGCTTGCCTTCCACACCCGGGTCGGCGCGGCCGACGTGCACCGGGAGGGCATCACCGAGGTCACCGCGGCCGACATGGCCAGCGCGAAGGCGATGGGCTGCACGATCAAGCTGCTCTGCATCGCGGCCCGGGGCGCGGACGGTCAGGGCCGGGAAACGGTGAGTGTCCGGGTGCACCCGGCGATGATCCCGCTGACCCATCCGCTGGCCAGCGTCGGCGACGCGTTCAACGCGGTCTTCGTCGAGGCGGAGGCGGCCGGGCAGCTGATGTTCTACGGGCGGGGCGCGGGTGGTGCGCCGACCGCCAGCGCGGTGCTCGGCGACGTGGTGGCGGTGGCCCGCAACCGGCTCGCCGGGGTCCGGGTGGCCAGCGAGTCCGCGTACGCGGCCCTGCCGGTCCGGCCGATGGGGGAGGCGCTCACCCGCTATCACATCAGCCTCGACGTGGCCGACCGGCCGGGTGTGCTGGAGGCGGTGGCCGGCGTCTTCGCCCGGCACGACGTCTCCATCGCCACGGTGCGACAGGGCCCGTCGGGCGGCGGCAACGGCGACGCCGTACTGGTGATCGTGACTCATGTGGCGCCGGACGCGGCACTCGCCGCGACCGTCCAGGAGCTGCGGGGCCTGGACATCGTCCGGTCGGTGGCGAGCGTGCTGCGGGTCGAGGGCGGTCTCTGA
- the thrB gene encoding homoserine kinase: MGDVPTTFAAGPVRVRVPATSANLGPGFDALGLALALYDDVAAEVTTSGVTVSVVGEGAGDLPLDDGHLVVRAMRAAFDELGGQPSGLAVECVNRIPQARGLGSSSAAIVAGVLLARSLVTDGVQRLDEQDALRLAARIEGHPDNVAPCLLGGFTVAWTEPAGARAVSLPVADGVRPTVLVPAERGLTAAARAALPATVPHADAALTAGRAALLVHALTAQPALLLPATVDRLHQDYRASGMPATAALVGQLREAGVAAVVSGAGPTVLALSELPEGFDPGTNWEVLRLAIDVPGAQVGQGRLGHAERDPVAAGRKS, from the coding sequence ATGGGCGACGTGCCGACCACATTCGCCGCCGGCCCGGTCCGGGTCCGGGTCCCCGCCACCAGTGCGAACCTGGGCCCCGGCTTCGACGCGCTGGGGCTCGCCCTCGCGCTCTACGACGACGTGGCCGCCGAGGTGACCACGAGCGGCGTGACCGTCTCGGTGGTCGGTGAGGGCGCCGGTGACCTGCCGCTGGACGACGGGCACCTGGTGGTACGCGCCATGCGGGCGGCCTTCGACGAACTCGGCGGGCAGCCGTCGGGGCTGGCGGTGGAGTGCGTGAACCGGATTCCGCAGGCTCGTGGCCTCGGGTCCTCGTCGGCGGCCATCGTCGCCGGGGTGCTGCTGGCCCGGTCGCTGGTCACGGACGGGGTGCAGCGGCTCGACGAGCAGGACGCGCTGCGGTTGGCCGCGCGGATCGAGGGGCACCCCGACAACGTGGCGCCCTGCCTGCTCGGCGGCTTCACGGTGGCCTGGACGGAACCGGCCGGCGCGCGGGCCGTGTCGTTGCCGGTGGCCGACGGCGTACGCCCCACGGTCCTGGTTCCCGCCGAGCGTGGCCTGACCGCCGCCGCCCGGGCGGCCCTGCCGGCCACCGTGCCGCACGCCGACGCCGCGTTGACCGCCGGCCGGGCGGCCCTGTTGGTGCACGCGCTTACCGCACAGCCGGCGCTGTTGCTGCCGGCCACGGTCGACCGGCTGCATCAGGACTACCGCGCATCCGGGATGCCCGCCACCGCAGCCCTGGTCGGGCAGCTTCGTGAGGCTGGTGTGGCCGCCGTGGTCAGCGGGGCCGGGCCGACCGTGCTCGCCCTGTCTGAGCTGCCCGAAGGCTTCGATCCGGGAACAAATTGGGAAGTCCTGCGGTTGGCGATAGACGTACCCGGTGCCCAGGTCGGGCAGGGTAGACTCGGACACGCGGAGCGGGACCCTGTTGCCGCAGGTCGGAAGAGTTGA
- the thrC gene encoding threonine synthase, which translates to MWRGLIDAYRDRLPVTAATPVVTLHEGNTPLLPAPVLSARLGCDVYLKVEGANPTGSFKDRGMTMAVSKAVEAGNKAIICASTGNTSASAAAYAARAGVTCAVLVPQGKIALGKLAQALVHGAKLLQINGNFDDCLALAAKLSQDYPVALVNSVNIDRLHGQKTAAFEIVEALGDAPDIHCLPVGNAGNITAYWMGYTEDAAAGNASRTPKMYGFQASGAAPIVTGQVVAEPSTIATAIRIGNPASWTKALDARDASGGLIDAVTDREILAAYRLLAREVGVFVELGSAASVAGLLQQAAAGRVPAGSTVVCTVTGHGLKDPEWAISTAPTPVTIANDPLAAARSLDLT; encoded by the coding sequence ATGTGGCGGGGCCTGATCGACGCCTACCGGGACCGGCTGCCGGTCACCGCGGCCACGCCCGTCGTCACCCTGCACGAGGGGAACACCCCGTTGCTGCCCGCACCGGTGCTCTCCGCCCGGCTCGGCTGCGACGTCTACCTCAAGGTGGAGGGTGCGAACCCGACCGGCTCGTTCAAGGACCGTGGCATGACGATGGCGGTCTCCAAGGCGGTCGAGGCCGGCAACAAGGCGATCATCTGCGCATCCACCGGCAACACCAGCGCCTCCGCCGCCGCGTACGCGGCCCGGGCCGGGGTGACCTGCGCCGTGCTGGTGCCGCAGGGCAAGATCGCGCTGGGCAAACTGGCTCAGGCGCTGGTGCACGGTGCCAAGCTGCTCCAGATCAACGGCAACTTCGACGACTGCCTGGCCTTGGCCGCCAAGCTCTCCCAGGATTACCCGGTGGCCCTGGTCAACTCGGTGAACATCGACCGGTTGCACGGCCAGAAGACGGCGGCGTTCGAGATCGTCGAGGCGCTCGGTGACGCGCCTGACATCCACTGCCTGCCGGTGGGCAACGCCGGCAACATCACCGCCTACTGGATGGGCTACACCGAGGACGCCGCCGCCGGCAACGCCAGCCGCACCCCGAAGATGTACGGCTTCCAGGCCTCCGGTGCCGCGCCGATCGTCACCGGTCAGGTGGTCGCCGAGCCGTCCACCATCGCCACCGCCATCCGGATCGGCAACCCGGCGAGCTGGACCAAGGCGCTGGATGCCCGGGACGCCTCCGGCGGTCTGATCGACGCGGTCACCGACCGGGAGATCCTCGCCGCGTACCGGCTGCTGGCCCGCGAGGTCGGTGTCTTCGTGGAACTGGGCAGCGCAGCCAGCGTGGCGGGGCTGCTCCAGCAGGCCGCGGCCGGTCGGGTGCCGGCCGGCTCCACAGTGGTCTGCACGGTCACCGGGCACGGCCTGAAGGATCCGGAATGGGCGATCTCCACCGCCCCGACCCCGGTCACCATCGCCAACGACCCGCTCGCCGCCGCCCGCTCCCTAGACCTAACCTGA
- the rho gene encoding transcription termination factor Rho — MSDTTDVTSDVSNVAGDATTAAPARRRRSGTGLSAMLLPELQSLAASLGISGTARMRKGELISAITERQGSAAGAPRPRAEVAAAAAPVREEVHAEVRDTAEQPQAERRGAEQPAAGTETEVRTTRTRRSRAAAAAEPRAEEAAAESGERAEGRTGRDRAERSDRAEREERAERADRAERGERADRADRNERADRAERTDRNERGERAERTDRNERGERAERTDRNERGDRGERAERNERGDRAERGDRNERGDRGDRGDRNERGQRAERDNDGDDDGDGGGRRSRRSRFRDRRRGRGDRSESGGDSGREPQVGEDDVLVPVAGIVDVLDNYAFVRTTGYLAGPNDVYVSMSQIKKYGLRRGDAITGAVRAARDGEQRRDKYNPLVRLDTINGMEPDEAKRRPEFYKLTPLYPQERLRLETEPHILTTRVIDLVMPIGKGQRALIVSPPKAGKTMVLQAIANAITHNNPECHLMVVLVDERPEEVTDMQRSVKGEVIAATFDRPPQDHTTVAELAIERAKRLVELGHDVVVLLDSVTRLGRSYNLAAPASGRIMSGGIDSTALYPPKRFLGAARNIENGGSLTILATALVETGSMADTVIFEEFKGTGNAELKLDRKIADKRTFPAVDVSASGTRKEEILLAPEELAIVHKLRKVLHSLDSQASLDLLLDRLKQSRTNIEFLMQIAKSTPGE; from the coding sequence TTGAGCGACACCACCGACGTGACGTCGGATGTTTCCAACGTCGCTGGCGATGCCACCACCGCTGCCCCTGCCCGCCGCCGGCGCAGCGGCACCGGCCTGTCGGCGATGCTGCTGCCGGAGTTGCAGAGCCTGGCCGCGTCGCTCGGCATCTCTGGTACGGCTCGCATGCGCAAAGGCGAGCTGATCAGCGCGATCACCGAGCGGCAGGGCAGCGCCGCCGGGGCCCCTCGACCACGGGCCGAGGTCGCGGCGGCCGCCGCCCCGGTCCGCGAGGAGGTCCACGCGGAGGTACGCGACACGGCTGAGCAGCCGCAGGCCGAACGGCGTGGCGCCGAGCAGCCGGCGGCGGGCACCGAGACCGAGGTGCGTACCACCCGGACCCGGCGCAGCCGGGCAGCTGCGGCGGCTGAGCCCCGCGCCGAGGAGGCCGCCGCCGAGTCCGGCGAGCGGGCCGAGGGCCGTACGGGCCGTGATCGCGCCGAGCGGAGTGACCGGGCGGAGCGTGAGGAGCGCGCCGAGCGTGCCGACCGCGCCGAGCGTGGTGAGCGGGCGGACCGGGCCGACCGGAACGAGCGTGCCGACCGGGCCGAGCGCACCGACCGTAACGAGCGGGGCGAGCGGGCTGAGCGCACCGACCGTAACGAGCGGGGCGAGCGGGCTGAGCGCACCGACCGTAACGAGCGCGGCGACCGGGGCGAGCGGGCCGAGCGTAACGAGCGCGGCGACCGCGCCGAGCGGGGCGACCGTAACGAACGCGGTGACCGGGGTGACCGGGGTGACCGTAACGAGCGCGGGCAGCGGGCCGAGCGGGACAACGACGGTGATGACGACGGTGACGGCGGCGGTCGGCGTAGCCGGCGCAGCCGCTTCCGGGACCGTCGCCGTGGTCGTGGCGACCGCAGCGAGTCCGGTGGCGACAGCGGCCGCGAGCCGCAGGTCGGCGAGGACGATGTGCTGGTCCCCGTGGCCGGCATCGTGGACGTGCTCGACAACTATGCCTTCGTCCGGACCACCGGCTACCTGGCCGGGCCGAACGACGTGTACGTGTCGATGTCCCAGATCAAGAAGTACGGCCTGCGGCGGGGTGACGCGATCACCGGCGCGGTCCGCGCGGCCCGCGACGGTGAGCAGCGGCGGGACAAGTACAACCCGCTGGTCCGGCTGGACACCATCAACGGGATGGAGCCGGACGAGGCGAAGCGGCGGCCGGAGTTCTACAAGCTCACCCCGCTCTACCCGCAGGAGCGGTTGCGGTTGGAGACCGAGCCGCACATCCTCACCACCCGGGTGATCGACCTGGTCATGCCGATCGGCAAGGGCCAGCGGGCGCTTATCGTCTCGCCGCCGAAGGCCGGTAAGACCATGGTGCTCCAGGCGATCGCGAACGCGATCACGCACAACAACCCGGAGTGCCACCTGATGGTGGTGCTTGTGGACGAGCGACCCGAAGAGGTCACCGACATGCAGCGGTCGGTGAAGGGCGAGGTCATCGCGGCCACGTTCGACCGTCCGCCGCAGGACCACACCACCGTCGCCGAACTGGCCATCGAGCGGGCCAAGCGCCTGGTCGAGCTGGGCCACGACGTGGTCGTACTGCTCGACTCGGTGACCCGGCTCGGTCGGTCGTACAACCTGGCGGCGCCGGCCAGCGGCCGGATCATGTCGGGTGGTATCGACTCCACCGCGCTCTACCCGCCGAAGCGTTTCCTCGGCGCGGCCCGCAACATCGAGAACGGCGGTTCGCTCACCATTCTCGCCACCGCGCTTGTGGAGACCGGTTCGATGGCGGACACGGTCATCTTCGAGGAGTTCAAGGGCACCGGTAACGCGGAGCTGAAGCTGGACCGGAAGATCGCCGACAAGCGGACCTTCCCGGCCGTGGATGTCAGCGCGTCCGGCACCCGCAAGGAGGAGATCCTGCTCGCGCCGGAGGAGCTGGCCATCGTGCACAAGCTCCGCAAGGTGCTGCACTCGCTGGACTCGCAGGCATCGCTCGACCTCCTGCTGGACCGGCTCAAGCAGTCCCGGACGAACATCGAGTTCCTGATGCAGATCGCCAAGTCGACGCCGGGGGAGTGA
- a CDS encoding MFS transporter translates to MASTRSVLTGNRNFRNLFLAQLVMFGADWFVMVPLLVLLPKLTGSGVWGALVLAVDTGIVALLLPYTGTIADRFDRRKIMMVANVAALVGVLLLLGVRSADTAWLAMLGIGVVAVAKAFYSPAAQAALPNVLDPAELAAGNAVAGSAWGTMTIVGASLGGVLSAAVGPYVCFWVGAVALIGAAGLATRIRRPLQAPRERGAATPQTWAAIREALGYIGHRPPVLALVTVKSAVGLGNGVLTVFPLLAGVYAVGPVGAGLLFAVRGAGALFGPILMRRVLTNRAWLLPGLALSMSAYGLAYLGASVAPWFWLVLVLVFVAHFAGGSNWVMSNFALQGQVPDRLRGRVFATDMMLATLAISVSQLVVAGVVDLVDERVVLAGCGLVTLVYAIGWRIATRRLSLAAVTPAVAETGTR, encoded by the coding sequence GTGGCGTCCACCCGCTCCGTGCTCACCGGTAACCGGAACTTCCGCAACCTGTTCCTGGCCCAACTGGTGATGTTCGGTGCCGACTGGTTCGTCATGGTGCCGCTGCTGGTGCTGCTGCCGAAACTGACCGGCAGCGGCGTGTGGGGTGCCCTGGTGCTCGCCGTGGACACCGGCATCGTGGCGCTGCTGCTGCCGTACACCGGCACCATCGCGGACCGTTTCGACCGTCGCAAGATCATGATGGTGGCGAACGTCGCCGCGCTGGTCGGCGTACTGCTGCTGCTCGGCGTGCGCAGCGCCGACACCGCCTGGCTGGCGATGCTCGGCATCGGGGTGGTCGCGGTGGCGAAGGCGTTCTACTCGCCGGCTGCCCAGGCCGCGCTGCCCAACGTGCTCGACCCGGCGGAACTGGCCGCGGGTAACGCGGTGGCGGGGTCGGCCTGGGGCACGATGACAATCGTCGGCGCGTCGCTCGGCGGCGTGCTCAGCGCCGCCGTCGGGCCGTACGTCTGCTTCTGGGTCGGCGCGGTGGCCCTGATCGGCGCGGCGGGCCTGGCCACGCGCATCCGCCGGCCGTTGCAGGCACCGCGGGAGCGGGGCGCCGCGACGCCACAGACCTGGGCCGCGATCCGCGAGGCACTTGGCTACATCGGGCACCGCCCGCCGGTGCTGGCGTTGGTGACGGTGAAGTCGGCGGTCGGCCTGGGCAACGGCGTACTCACCGTCTTTCCGCTGCTCGCCGGGGTGTACGCGGTCGGTCCGGTGGGTGCCGGCCTGCTCTTTGCGGTACGCGGCGCGGGTGCCCTGTTCGGCCCGATCCTGATGCGCCGGGTGTTGACCAATCGGGCCTGGCTGCTGCCGGGGCTGGCGTTGTCCATGTCGGCGTACGGGCTGGCCTACCTCGGTGCCTCGGTGGCGCCCTGGTTCTGGCTGGTGCTGGTCCTGGTCTTCGTGGCGCACTTCGCCGGTGGCAGCAACTGGGTGATGTCGAACTTCGCGTTGCAGGGGCAGGTGCCGGACCGGTTACGGGGACGGGTCTTCGCCACCGACATGATGCTGGCGACCCTGGCGATCTCGGTCAGCCAGCTGGTGGTCGCGGGGGTGGTGGACCTGGTGGACGAGCGGGTGGTGCTGGCCGGTTGTGGCCTGGTCACCCTGGTCTACGCGATCGGCTGGCGGATCGCCACCCGGCGACTCTCGCTCGCCGCCGTGACACCGGCCGTCGCCGAGACCGGAACTCGCTAG
- the rpmE gene encoding 50S ribosomal protein L31 codes for MKPNIHPEYVTTDVTCSCGNTFTTRSTAKGGSIHVETCSACHPFYTGKQRVLDTAGRVAKFQQKYAKVQAKKAK; via the coding sequence ATGAAGCCCAACATCCACCCGGAGTACGTGACCACCGACGTCACCTGCTCCTGCGGCAACACCTTCACCACCCGCAGCACCGCCAAGGGCGGCTCGATCCACGTCGAGACCTGTAGCGCCTGCCACCCGTTCTACACCGGCAAGCAGCGCGTCCTGGACACCGCTGGGCGGGTCGCGAAGTTCCAGCAGAAGTACGCCAAGGTTCAGGCCAAGAAGGCCAAGTAG
- a CDS encoding efflux RND transporter permease subunit encodes MSLLARFSLANRGLVALIAVVTTAFGAYAVPSLKQQLLPSLEFPAAFIVASYPGAAPEVVEAQVTEPIENSLRGIPALDTVTSTSREGLTTITVQYEFGTDLDDVVNKMQNALNRTRLPDGVEPQVLAGSTDDLPAVVLAATGGGADARALAGKLRDTVVPELAAIEGVRSVELTGVRDDLVVITPDPAKLARAKVQPTAIGTALRANGVTVPAGAVVDGERTLPVQVGAPLTTLDELRAIVVGPPPNRRAGPVLLGDVATVSEQLAPPTAITRTNGEESLGIAVTADPDGNAVEISHAVTDRLAELREATGTELTVVLDQAPFVEKSIKTLSTEGLLGLIMAVVVILVFLLSVRSTVVTAVSIPLSVVVALLALWIGDYSLNLLTLGALTVAVGRVVDDSIVVLENIKRHLTYGGSKREAILTAVREVAGAVTASTLTTVAVFAPIALVGGFVGQLFAPFAITVTVALLASLLVSLTVVPVLAYWFLKPVTGADGAAIRRAAEERELRSPLQRAYLPIIRFATGRRAYRWATLAAGLLVLFGTFGLARQLETNFLDDSGQDTLNIRQELPVGTGLAGTDAAARRVEAVLAETPGIQSYQVTAGGGDNPWAGSAGNNVASYALRLGGDTDATEMRGILRERLAQLGPAAGEITFPAGQGGAAANELAVVVRAADPEALARATEQAQAALAGIGGVEDVSTTLADRVPRIDVTVDRIAASRAGLTEAAVGELVGQAFRGTPVGQVSLDGDRRDIVLRLSAQPPVTVEELKALPVGPVRLDAIAQVTETEGPQQVRRIDGERSASVTGTVTGSDLGAISTELQSRLDAIDVPGATLTLGGVSEEQRETFADLGLAVLAAIAIVFLIMMATFRSVVQALILLVSIPFAATGAVALLLVTGTALSVPALIGVLMLVGIVVTNAIVLLDLVNQYRAQGLGVREAVVEGGRHRLRPILMTAIATIFALTPMAFGLTGEGGFISRPLAIVVIGGLISSTLLTLILVPTLYAMVEDTKQALRGRRQPRSADERQDAPVDPEQAGAEPAAAEPTPTGDGAPQSRPVPPAPSGALVDGTDQFEVLRLPKSRQSPFPPNS; translated from the coding sequence ATGTCGCTGCTCGCCAGATTCAGCCTCGCCAACCGGGGGCTGGTAGCCCTCATCGCGGTGGTGACCACGGCGTTCGGTGCGTACGCCGTGCCGTCGCTGAAGCAGCAACTCCTGCCGTCGCTGGAGTTCCCCGCCGCCTTCATCGTGGCCTCGTACCCCGGCGCCGCGCCGGAGGTCGTCGAGGCGCAGGTGACCGAGCCGATCGAGAACAGCCTGCGGGGAATTCCCGCGCTCGACACGGTCACCTCCACCTCTCGCGAGGGCCTCACCACGATCACCGTCCAGTACGAGTTCGGCACCGACCTGGACGACGTGGTCAACAAGATGCAGAACGCATTGAACCGCACCCGGCTGCCCGACGGCGTCGAGCCGCAGGTGCTCGCCGGCAGCACCGACGACCTGCCCGCGGTGGTCCTGGCCGCGACCGGCGGCGGTGCCGACGCGCGTGCCCTGGCCGGCAAGCTGCGGGACACGGTGGTGCCGGAGCTGGCGGCGATCGAGGGCGTCCGCAGCGTCGAGCTGACCGGCGTCCGGGACGACCTTGTGGTGATCACGCCGGATCCGGCCAAGCTGGCGCGGGCGAAGGTGCAGCCGACCGCGATCGGCACGGCGTTGCGGGCCAACGGGGTGACGGTGCCGGCCGGTGCCGTGGTCGACGGCGAGCGCACCCTGCCGGTGCAGGTCGGTGCCCCGCTGACCACACTTGACGAGCTGCGGGCGATCGTCGTCGGGCCGCCGCCGAACCGCAGGGCCGGCCCGGTGCTCCTCGGCGACGTGGCCACGGTCTCCGAACAGCTCGCCCCACCCACCGCGATCACCCGCACCAACGGCGAGGAGAGTCTGGGCATCGCGGTCACCGCGGACCCGGACGGCAACGCCGTGGAGATCTCGCACGCGGTCACCGACCGGCTCGCCGAGCTACGCGAGGCCACCGGCACCGAGCTGACCGTCGTGCTCGACCAGGCCCCCTTCGTGGAGAAGTCCATCAAGACGCTGAGCACCGAGGGCCTGCTGGGTCTGATCATGGCCGTGGTGGTCATCCTGGTGTTCCTGCTCTCGGTGCGCTCCACGGTGGTCACCGCGGTTTCCATTCCACTGTCCGTGGTGGTGGCACTGCTCGCGCTCTGGATCGGCGACTACTCGCTCAACCTGCTCACCCTCGGCGCGTTGACCGTCGCGGTCGGCCGGGTGGTGGACGACTCGATCGTCGTGCTGGAGAACATCAAACGCCATCTGACGTACGGCGGGTCGAAGCGGGAGGCGATCCTCACCGCCGTCCGCGAGGTGGCCGGGGCGGTCACCGCGTCCACCCTCACCACGGTGGCCGTCTTCGCACCCATCGCCCTGGTCGGCGGCTTCGTCGGCCAGCTGTTCGCGCCGTTCGCGATCACCGTCACCGTGGCGTTGCTCGCCTCGCTGCTGGTCTCGCTGACGGTGGTGCCGGTGCTCGCGTACTGGTTCCTCAAGCCGGTGACCGGGGCCGACGGGGCCGCGATCCGCCGGGCCGCCGAGGAGCGCGAGCTGCGCAGCCCGTTGCAGCGGGCGTACCTGCCGATCATCCGGTTCGCCACCGGGCGGCGGGCGTACCGCTGGGCGACCCTGGCCGCCGGCCTGCTGGTGCTCTTCGGCACCTTCGGCCTGGCCCGCCAGTTGGAGACGAACTTCCTCGACGACTCCGGTCAGGACACGCTCAACATCCGGCAGGAGTTGCCGGTCGGTACCGGGCTGGCCGGTACCGACGCCGCGGCCCGCCGCGTCGAGGCGGTGCTGGCGGAGACCCCGGGCATCCAGTCGTACCAGGTGACCGCCGGGGGCGGAGACAACCCGTGGGCCGGCAGCGCCGGCAACAACGTGGCCAGCTACGCGCTGCGGCTCGGTGGCGACACCGACGCCACCGAGATGCGCGGCATCCTGCGGGAACGATTGGCGCAGCTCGGACCGGCGGCCGGTGAGATCACCTTCCCGGCGGGTCAGGGTGGCGCCGCCGCAAACGAGTTGGCGGTGGTGGTCCGGGCCGCCGACCCGGAGGCGCTGGCCCGCGCCACGGAGCAGGCCCAGGCGGCACTTGCCGGTATCGGAGGGGTCGAGGACGTGTCGACCACCCTGGCCGACCGGGTGCCACGGATCGACGTGACCGTCGACCGGATCGCCGCCAGCCGGGCCGGGCTCACCGAGGCTGCGGTCGGCGAGCTGGTGGGGCAGGCGTTCCGCGGTACGCCGGTGGGTCAGGTCAGCCTGGACGGCGACCGGCGGGACATCGTGCTGCGGCTGTCGGCGCAGCCGCCGGTGACGGTGGAGGAGTTGAAGGCGCTGCCGGTCGGCCCGGTGCGGCTGGACGCCATCGCCCAGGTCACCGAGACCGAGGGACCGCAGCAGGTCCGGCGGATCGACGGTGAGCGCAGCGCCTCGGTGACCGGTACGGTCACCGGCTCCGACCTCGGCGCGATCAGCACCGAGTTGCAGAGCCGGCTCGACGCGATCGACGTGCCGGGTGCCACGCTCACCCTCGGCGGGGTCAGCGAAGAACAACGGGAAACCTTCGCCGACCTGGGTCTGGCGGTGCTGGCCGCGATCGCGATCGTGTTCCTGATCATGATGGCGACCTTCCGCAGCGTGGTGCAGGCGTTGATCCTGCTGGTCTCCATCCCGTTCGCGGCCACCGGCGCGGTCGCCCTGCTGCTGGTCACCGGCACCGCGCTGAGCGTGCCGGCGCTGATCGGCGTGCTGATGCTTGTCGGCATCGTGGTGACCAACGCGATCGTGCTGCTGGACCTGGTCAACCAGTACCGGGCCCAGGGGCTCGGGGTGCGGGAAGCGGTGGTCGAGGGTGGCCGGCACCGGCTACGCCCGATCCTGATGACCGCCATCGCCACCATCTTCGCGTTGACGCCGATGGCCTTCGGGCTCACCGGCGAGGGCGGCTTCATCTCCCGGCCGCTGGCGATCGTGGTGATCGGCGGGCTGATCAGCTCCACCCTGCTCACCCTGATCCTGGTGCCGACGCTTTACGCGATGGTGGAGGACACCAAGCAGGCGCTGCGGGGCCGGCGCCAGCCGCGCTCCGCCGACGAGCGGCAGGACGCCCCGGTCGACCCGGAGCAGGCCGGTGCCGAGCCGGCCGCGGCCGAGCCGACGCCGACCGGAGACGGTGCGCCGCAGAGCCGACCGGTGCCGCCGGCACCCTCGGGTGCGTTGGTGGACGGCACCGACCAGTTCGAGGTGCTCCGGCTGCCGAAGAGTCGCCAGTCGCCCTTCCCGCCCAACAGCTGA